A region from the Oceanispirochaeta sp. genome encodes:
- a CDS encoding aldo/keto reductase, whose amino-acid sequence MKYRKIPGTGVDASVVGFGLWGISGQWEGGADDKTAISALHEAIDNGINFFDTAPVYGLGHAEKVLGRALKDRRNEVLIASKCGLIWDDNGEVSRNLSRQSLIDEIDRSLKRLNTDHIDLWQIHWPCSDWVLEETMEALGAVKKAGKVRWLGVSNFSAADTRRANELEDIVTWQGLYNAFERNAGTYRGDILDYRTEKEIMPLVGEIDIALLPFGPLMMGLLAGGFDETKVFGRDDVRSGNPRLSGEESGPYFKAARVFIDFARELSKAPAELAINWILYKPSILSVISGARTASEAAENAKASEWTLTEEQYRELEKRLSPWAEIIIES is encoded by the coding sequence ATGAAATATCGTAAAATTCCAGGGACTGGAGTCGACGCAAGTGTTGTTGGATTTGGTCTCTGGGGTATAAGTGGGCAATGGGAGGGTGGAGCGGATGATAAAACAGCCATATCAGCACTTCATGAGGCCATAGATAATGGTATCAATTTTTTCGACACAGCACCAGTTTACGGTTTGGGTCATGCAGAAAAAGTTCTTGGGAGAGCATTAAAAGACAGACGTAATGAGGTTTTGATTGCCAGTAAATGCGGTCTTATATGGGATGATAATGGGGAGGTTTCCAGAAACTTAAGCCGTCAGAGCCTGATTGATGAAATTGACAGGAGTCTGAAAAGACTCAATACAGATCACATTGATCTTTGGCAGATACATTGGCCATGCAGCGACTGGGTTCTTGAAGAGACAATGGAAGCCCTTGGTGCTGTTAAGAAAGCAGGCAAAGTCCGATGGCTAGGTGTCAGCAACTTCTCTGCCGCCGATACCCGCAGGGCAAATGAACTGGAAGATATCGTTACCTGGCAGGGTCTCTATAATGCATTTGAACGGAATGCAGGCACCTATAGAGGTGATATTCTTGATTACCGGACTGAAAAAGAGATCATGCCCCTTGTCGGGGAGATTGATATTGCATTACTCCCCTTTGGTCCTCTTATGATGGGACTCCTGGCAGGAGGATTTGATGAGACAAAAGTCTTTGGCAGGGATGATGTACGTTCAGGCAATCCACGTCTATCCGGGGAAGAATCAGGGCCCTATTTCAAGGCAGCCAGGGTTTTTATAGATTTTGCCCGGGAACTGTCAAAGGCTCCGGCAGAACTGGCCATTAATTGGATTTTGTATAAACCTTCCATTCTCAGTGTAATTTCAGGGGCCCGGACAGCATCAGAGGCGGCAGAAAATGCAAAAGCATCTGAATGGACACTGACTGAGGAGCAATACAGGGAACTCGAGAAACGTCTGTCTCCCTGGGCCGAGATCATCATAGAGAGTTAA